Proteins from a single region of Pseudopedobacter saltans DSM 12145:
- a CDS encoding Gfo/Idh/MocA family oxidoreductase: MMEPIKTGLLAYGMSGRIFHAPFLNAHDGFELSAIVERSKSDAINDYPNVAHIRNYEDLLADESIELVVVNTPNFTHYQYAKEALNAGKHVLIEKPVAVLRKEAEELFALAYRKNLKVLAYQNRRFDSDFLSVKEILESGKLGKIVEAHFRFDRYRNEISYKLFKEEAVPGSGVLYDLGAHIIDQAISLFGAPSDFEKVYSCNRTGSVVDDYANLHLKYKSGPNVYVTTNMLVADEPPAYSIYGTRGTFTKHRTDIQETQLLAGMLPTDTIYGIENENCEGRLVYMTEVGEKKIEEIPAGKGNYMMLFDEVYNTIRRDTEYFVKQSDILSQLELLEK; encoded by the coding sequence ATGATGGAACCAATTAAAACAGGTCTTTTGGCATATGGTATGTCAGGGAGAATTTTTCATGCGCCATTTCTTAATGCTCATGATGGATTTGAATTATCTGCTATAGTTGAGAGAAGTAAGAGCGATGCTATTAATGATTACCCGAATGTTGCACACATTAGGAACTACGAAGATTTACTGGCAGATGAATCTATTGAATTAGTTGTAGTTAATACCCCGAATTTTACGCATTATCAGTATGCGAAAGAAGCGCTTAATGCCGGTAAACATGTCTTAATAGAGAAACCTGTTGCAGTATTGAGAAAAGAAGCGGAAGAACTTTTTGCTCTGGCATATAGAAAAAATCTAAAAGTTCTGGCTTATCAGAATCGTAGGTTTGACAGCGATTTCTTGTCTGTAAAAGAAATTTTGGAAAGCGGAAAGCTGGGCAAGATTGTAGAAGCTCATTTTCGTTTCGACAGATATAGAAATGAGATAAGCTATAAACTTTTTAAAGAAGAAGCAGTTCCTGGATCCGGCGTTCTCTACGATTTAGGTGCACATATCATAGATCAGGCGATTTCTCTATTCGGTGCACCATCGGATTTTGAAAAAGTTTACAGCTGCAATAGAACAGGATCTGTTGTTGATGACTATGCCAACTTACATCTTAAATATAAAAGTGGGCCAAACGTATATGTAACCACTAATATGTTGGTTGCAGACGAACCGCCAGCCTATAGTATTTACGGTACTAGAGGAACTTTTACAAAACATCGAACGGATATACAGGAAACACAGCTACTGGCAGGAATGTTGCCAACAGACACTATATATGGCATCGAGAATGAAAATTGTGAAGGGAGATTGGTTTATATGACTGAAGTTGGAGAGAAAAAAATAGAAGAAATACCTGCTGGAAAAGGTAACTATATGATGTTGTTTGATGAAGTATACAACACGATCAGAAGAGATACGGAATATTTTGTCAAACAGAGTGATATATTAAGCCAATTAGAGCTTTTAGAAAAATAA
- the mfd gene encoding transcription-repair coupling factor: protein MNIKDILNSYKEDVRVGELIKELNLPKSRIHLKGLIGSQDAFVAATSYFLNHRSVVFVLPDREEANFFLSDLENLTEKEILLFPSSYRKSADFTQVDSSNVLLRAEVLNELSHATEYGKLIVTYPEAVAEKVIDRSALEKNTLEITINNKLSIDFINEFLIEYDFERTDFVYEPGQFSIRGGIVDIFSFSNELPYRIEFFGDHIESIRTFEIESQLSVEQVKTVTVVPNVQSKFLTESNISLLEFIDQDSVIWFKDIQFSMDIVKSGYKKATELWRALSVADKEKNPEWIDPKYAFVDEKLFSDQLRDFQVVEFGKQFFYSETKSITFDSKPQPSFNKDFNLLVHNLKENEKAGVKNYILTDSGKQQERIFSILGDIDRDLRFVPLHVSIREGFIDYEQKIACYTDHQIFDRYYKYKLRRGYTKSQAITLKELRDLKPGDFITHIDHGVGKYGGLEKVEVNGKEQEMIRLIYADNDLLYVNINSLNRISKYSGKDGHTPKMNKLGTEAWDKLKKTTKKKVKDIARDLIKLYAVRKSQVGFAFSPDTYLQNELEASFIYEDTPDQEKATADVKKDMESEHPMDRLVCGDVGFGKTEVAIRAAFKAATEGKQVAILVPTTILAMQHYKTFSERLKDFPVRIDYINRFKTTKQVKGTLEALKEGKVEILIGTHRLVAKDVKFKDLGLLIIDEEQKFGVSVKEKLKQFRANVDTLTLTATPIPRTLHFSLMGARDLSIIQTPPPNRQPVDTELHVFNEKLIKEAVEFELDREGQVFFIHNRVADLRQLGGLIQKLVPKARIAIAHGQLEGDKLEDIMLDFIEGKYDVLVATTIIEAGLDVPNANTILINHAHMFGLSDLHQMRGRVGRSNKKAFCYLLSPPLSTLTPEARKRLSAIEEFSDLGSGFNVAMRDLDIRGSGNLLGAEQSGFIAEIGFDMYHKILDEAIQELKDEEFKGLFADEKPRPFVSATQIETDMELLIPDEYVTNIQERYNLYTELSKIENKEALTTFAQKLEDRFGALPKQVWDLLRTVELQWLGKDIGLEKISWKKSVLRGYFVSDKQSKYFESELFGNILQYAQYNSRKVNLKEVKNSLRIAVEDVKNIEEAIFVLEQMKNPVVI from the coding sequence GTGAATATTAAAGATATCTTAAATAGCTATAAGGAAGATGTGCGGGTTGGCGAACTTATAAAAGAGTTAAATCTTCCGAAATCTAGAATACATTTAAAAGGACTTATAGGATCTCAAGACGCCTTTGTTGCTGCTACAAGTTATTTTCTAAATCATAGAAGCGTAGTTTTTGTACTTCCGGACAGAGAGGAAGCTAATTTCTTTTTATCAGACCTGGAAAATCTCACAGAAAAGGAAATATTGCTTTTTCCGTCATCGTATAGGAAATCTGCCGATTTTACGCAGGTAGACTCTTCCAATGTATTATTGCGGGCAGAGGTGCTTAACGAACTAAGTCATGCTACCGAATATGGAAAACTTATAGTAACTTATCCGGAAGCTGTAGCAGAAAAGGTAATCGACAGATCTGCTTTAGAGAAAAATACTCTGGAAATAACCATCAATAATAAGTTAAGCATAGACTTTATTAACGAGTTCCTGATTGAATATGATTTCGAGCGTACAGATTTTGTATACGAACCGGGACAGTTTTCTATTAGAGGAGGTATAGTTGATATATTTTCTTTTTCTAACGAATTGCCTTACCGGATAGAGTTCTTCGGAGACCATATAGAATCTATCCGAACTTTCGAGATAGAAAGCCAGCTTTCAGTAGAACAGGTAAAGACAGTTACTGTAGTTCCAAACGTACAGTCCAAATTTTTAACAGAAAGTAATATCTCGCTACTTGAATTTATAGATCAGGATTCTGTAATCTGGTTTAAAGATATTCAGTTCTCGATGGATATCGTTAAATCTGGGTATAAAAAAGCTACTGAACTTTGGCGAGCGTTGTCTGTTGCAGATAAAGAGAAAAATCCGGAATGGATAGATCCTAAATATGCCTTTGTAGACGAAAAGCTCTTTTCAGATCAGCTGAGAGACTTTCAGGTTGTCGAGTTCGGGAAGCAATTCTTTTATTCCGAAACCAAAAGTATTACGTTTGATTCCAAACCACAGCCTTCATTCAATAAAGACTTTAATCTGCTTGTACATAACCTGAAAGAGAATGAAAAGGCAGGTGTAAAGAATTATATCCTTACAGATTCCGGAAAACAGCAAGAGCGCATTTTTTCTATCCTGGGCGATATAGATAGAGATTTGAGATTTGTGCCTTTACATGTTTCTATCAGAGAAGGATTTATCGATTACGAACAAAAGATAGCATGTTATACAGATCACCAGATTTTCGATCGGTATTATAAATATAAACTTCGCCGTGGTTATACCAAATCTCAGGCGATAACACTAAAAGAGCTTAGGGATTTAAAACCAGGTGATTTTATCACACATATAGATCATGGTGTAGGGAAATATGGAGGGCTCGAGAAAGTGGAGGTAAATGGCAAAGAGCAGGAAATGATCCGTCTGATTTATGCAGATAACGATTTACTATATGTCAACATCAACTCATTAAACCGAATTTCCAAATACTCAGGTAAAGATGGCCATACTCCGAAGATGAATAAGCTCGGAACAGAGGCTTGGGACAAGTTGAAGAAAACGACAAAAAAAAAAGTTAAAGACATTGCCCGTGATCTGATTAAGCTTTATGCCGTACGTAAATCTCAGGTCGGATTTGCTTTCTCGCCCGATACCTATCTTCAAAATGAATTAGAAGCATCCTTTATTTACGAAGACACCCCAGACCAGGAAAAAGCAACAGCCGATGTGAAAAAAGATATGGAGTCAGAACATCCCATGGACAGGCTGGTTTGTGGAGATGTTGGATTTGGTAAAACAGAAGTTGCAATAAGGGCTGCTTTTAAGGCGGCAACGGAGGGTAAGCAGGTGGCCATTTTGGTGCCTACAACCATTTTGGCTATGCAACATTATAAAACGTTTTCAGAGCGTTTGAAAGACTTTCCTGTGCGGATAGATTATATTAATAGGTTTAAGACAACCAAGCAGGTTAAAGGTACATTAGAAGCGTTAAAAGAGGGCAAAGTAGAAATACTGATAGGTACACATCGGCTGGTAGCGAAAGATGTTAAGTTTAAAGATCTGGGTTTATTGATCATAGATGAAGAGCAGAAATTTGGAGTAAGCGTAAAAGAGAAATTAAAACAGTTTCGCGCAAATGTAGATACGCTGACGCTTACTGCAACACCAATTCCAAGAACTTTGCATTTCTCACTAATGGGAGCGAGGGACTTATCTATTATCCAAACGCCTCCGCCAAACAGGCAACCAGTGGATACAGAACTTCACGTATTCAATGAAAAACTGATAAAAGAAGCGGTAGAATTTGAACTGGATAGAGAAGGGCAGGTTTTCTTCATACACAATCGTGTAGCAGATTTAAGACAATTAGGGGGCTTGATTCAGAAATTGGTGCCTAAAGCCAGAATAGCTATTGCCCATGGCCAATTGGAAGGAGATAAACTGGAAGATATCATGCTTGATTTTATAGAAGGAAAGTATGATGTTCTGGTGGCAACTACAATTATAGAAGCAGGCTTGGATGTGCCAAATGCCAATACAATTCTTATCAATCATGCCCATATGTTTGGTTTAAGTGATTTGCATCAAATGAGAGGGCGTGTGGGGCGTTCCAATAAAAAAGCATTTTGCTACTTATTGAGCCCTCCTTTATCTACGCTTACACCGGAGGCGAGAAAGCGTTTAAGTGCGATAGAAGAGTTTTCTGATTTGGGCAGTGGATTTAATGTAGCGATGCGAGATCTGGATATCAGAGGTAGCGGAAATTTGTTGGGAGCAGAACAAAGTGGATTTATTGCAGAAATAGGTTTCGATATGTACCATAAAATCTTAGACGAAGCAATTCAGGAGCTGAAAGACGAAGAATTTAAAGGACTATTTGCAGACGAAAAACCAAGACCATTTGTGAGTGCTACGCAGATCGAAACTGATATGGAATTATTAATTCCGGACGAATATGTTACCAATATTCAAGAACGTTATAATTTATATACCGAGCTGTCTAAGATTGAGAATAAGGAAGCTTTAACCACTTTTGCTCAAAAGCTGGAAGACCGATTTGGTGCTTTACCAAAGCAGGTTTGGGATTTGTTAAGAACAGTCGAATTGCAGTGGTTGGGTAAAGATATTGGACTTGAAAAAATAAGCTGGAAAAAATCTGTCTTAAGAGGGTATTTTGTCTCCGATAAACAGTCTAAATATTTCGAGTCGGAGTTATTTGGTAATATTTTGCAATACGCGCAATATAATTCAAGAAAAGTAAATCTTAAAGAAGTAAAAAATAGTTTAAGAATTGCCGTCGAGGATGTGAAAAATATTGAGGAAGCTATTTTTGTTTTAGAGCAGATGAAAAATCCTGTTGTGATATAA
- a CDS encoding glycoside hydrolase family 10 protein, whose protein sequence is MRLKMRLLALGLLLLIGVNLKGQEVDAPKREFRGVWVATVANIDWPTKGVWEVDKQKKDLISILDEHKRQGINAVIFQIRPAADALYAKSGEPWSQWLTGAQGKAPNETFDPLAFAIEECHKRGIELHAWFNPYRATFDAVSAIHPTHITKQKPEWFFSYGGKKLFDPGIPDVREYITQVILNVVKNYDIDGVHFDDYFYPYGIKGQVINDAASFRNYNYENITSIADWRRNNVDRLIKMVSDSIKHYKNYVKFGISPFGIWQNKRQSIEGSETNGGDSYHGLYADSRKWAKEGWVDYINPQIYWSFESSPAPYAKLVDWWSENAYGRHLYIGHGAYRINDPKDYAWKDPKQIPNQIIYNRQNTRVQGSIYFSSKSLTTNRLGVSDSLANNYYKYPSLPPVMLWVDSIAPYNPQNLLAANTGKSIVLSWKQPLEAKDKEPTYGYVVYRFENGDTVNTEKASAIKNIYYGDITSWEDKDIRPGNSYTYVVTAIDRMKNESEYSIPVTILVEEKASIGKL, encoded by the coding sequence ATGAGATTAAAAATGAGGCTATTAGCGCTTGGCTTATTGTTGTTGATAGGAGTTAATTTAAAAGGACAAGAAGTCGATGCGCCAAAACGGGAATTTAGAGGAGTATGGGTAGCAACGGTCGCTAATATAGATTGGCCAACCAAAGGTGTTTGGGAAGTAGATAAGCAAAAGAAAGATTTAATTTCCATTTTAGACGAGCATAAAAGACAAGGCATAAATGCGGTTATTTTTCAAATTCGTCCCGCGGCAGATGCTTTATATGCTAAGTCTGGCGAGCCATGGTCTCAATGGTTGACTGGAGCACAGGGAAAAGCACCAAATGAAACTTTTGATCCCCTTGCTTTTGCAATAGAAGAATGCCATAAAAGAGGTATAGAATTACATGCATGGTTTAATCCGTACAGAGCAACTTTTGATGCTGTTTCAGCTATTCACCCAACGCATATTACCAAACAAAAGCCGGAGTGGTTTTTCTCTTATGGAGGGAAGAAACTTTTTGATCCGGGAATACCAGATGTCAGAGAATATATCACACAGGTTATTTTAAATGTAGTTAAGAATTATGATATAGATGGTGTGCATTTTGACGATTACTTTTATCCTTATGGGATTAAGGGACAAGTTATTAACGACGCGGCAAGTTTCAGAAATTATAACTACGAAAATATAACCTCAATTGCAGATTGGAGAAGGAACAATGTAGACCGTTTAATTAAAATGGTTTCAGATAGTATCAAACATTACAAAAACTATGTGAAATTTGGAATAAGCCCATTTGGAATCTGGCAGAATAAAAGACAAAGTATAGAAGGGTCTGAAACCAACGGTGGAGACTCTTACCACGGACTCTATGCTGACTCAAGGAAATGGGCAAAAGAAGGTTGGGTAGATTACATTAATCCACAAATTTATTGGTCTTTCGAATCAAGCCCAGCGCCATACGCCAAATTAGTTGATTGGTGGAGCGAGAATGCATACGGACGACACCTCTATATCGGACATGGGGCATATCGAATTAACGATCCAAAGGATTATGCATGGAAAGACCCTAAGCAAATTCCAAATCAGATAATTTACAACAGACAAAATACAAGAGTACAGGGTAGTATCTATTTTAGTTCAAAATCGTTAACCACTAATAGATTGGGGGTATCAGATTCCCTAGCTAATAATTATTATAAATATCCTTCATTGCCTCCGGTGATGTTATGGGTAGATTCTATAGCTCCGTATAATCCTCAAAATCTGTTAGCAGCAAATACTGGCAAAAGTATTGTACTATCCTGGAAACAGCCATTGGAGGCTAAAGATAAAGAACCTACATATGGTTATGTGGTTTACCGTTTTGAAAATGGTGATACTGTAAATACTGAAAAAGCTTCCGCGATAAAGAATATATATTATGGAGATATTACATCCTGGGAAGATAAAGATATTCGGCCGGGAAATAGCTATACTTACGTAGTTACTGCTATTGATAGAATGAAAAATGAAAGTGAGTATTCAATTCCGGTAACTATTCTGGTAGAGGAAAAAGCTAGTATAGGGAAATTGTAA
- a CDS encoding FecR family protein: MEKDQRISYLYQRYLNGNLLPEEHQELKEYLSDFAYGDDFNRALDDTWNALDENQLVGLEDYKAKEIFDDILKRRKGIRWFGEYFKTLTVAASIILVSIVTILFLKKSYKSDLSEKLSLEQEILPGGNKAFLTLGNGESIDLSEEKSGIKVSDAGISYVNGANIIEGKKGDNSSTYLVLNTPKGGEYQITLSDGTKVWLNAESKLKYPFKFQGKVRNVELEGEAYFEVAKSKDQPFIVQSRGQQVKVLGTHFNINTYDTETKTTLVEGKVRVDKQDQRGEKTSVILKPGEQSVVQPFASQIDVQNVNILEFLDWKDGLFVFNNESIVSIAKKLSRWYDVDFSFQGNVNNVRFSGNYLRKNTLTNLLKNIELTGSVKFKTENLKEGRRIMVIANY; the protein is encoded by the coding sequence ATGGAAAAAGATCAACGCATAAGTTATTTATATCAGCGCTATTTAAATGGAAATTTGCTCCCTGAAGAACATCAGGAGTTAAAAGAATATTTGTCTGATTTTGCTTATGGCGATGATTTTAACCGCGCATTGGACGATACCTGGAATGCTTTGGATGAGAATCAGTTGGTTGGGTTGGAAGATTATAAGGCAAAGGAAATTTTCGATGATATTTTGAAAAGGAGAAAAGGAATTAGATGGTTTGGTGAATATTTCAAAACGCTAACTGTAGCTGCTTCGATTATACTGGTGAGTATTGTGACCATTTTGTTCTTGAAAAAATCTTACAAAAGCGATTTATCTGAAAAATTAAGTCTGGAACAGGAAATTTTGCCTGGAGGAAATAAAGCATTTTTAACCTTAGGGAATGGAGAAAGCATCGACCTAAGTGAAGAAAAATCCGGGATAAAAGTTTCCGATGCAGGTATTTCCTACGTTAACGGAGCAAATATTATAGAAGGAAAAAAAGGAGATAATTCTTCTACTTATCTAGTTTTGAATACGCCAAAAGGCGGAGAGTACCAGATTACACTTTCTGATGGGACGAAGGTTTGGTTGAATGCGGAAAGTAAACTTAAATATCCCTTTAAGTTTCAAGGAAAAGTAAGGAACGTAGAGTTGGAAGGTGAAGCTTATTTCGAAGTTGCGAAATCTAAAGATCAACCTTTTATAGTACAAAGCAGAGGGCAACAGGTTAAGGTGTTGGGTACTCATTTTAATATTAATACTTACGATACCGAAACAAAAACAACTTTAGTTGAGGGGAAAGTCAGGGTAGATAAGCAAGATCAGAGAGGCGAAAAAACGTCTGTTATCCTAAAACCGGGAGAGCAATCGGTCGTACAGCCTTTCGCCAGTCAGATAGATGTGCAGAACGTAAATATTTTAGAATTTCTGGATTGGAAGGATGGTCTTTTCGTATTCAATAATGAATCTATTGTAAGTATAGCAAAGAAACTGTCGAGATGGTATGATGTGGATTTTTCTTTTCAGGGAAATGTAAATAATGTAAGATTCTCTGGTAATTATTTACGTAAAAATACTTTAACCAATTTACTTAAAAATATAGAACTAACCGGTTCTGTGAAATTTAAAACTGAAAATTTAAAAGAAGGAAGGAGGATTATGGTAATAGCCAATTACTAA
- a CDS encoding outer membrane beta-barrel protein, giving the protein MLNFGARRDLFKRKGSIYFTVSDVFESQRQKAELTSVGLIQDIYTRGNSRIAYLGMSYNFGIVKRKKELTFENTL; this is encoded by the coding sequence GTGCTTAACTTTGGTGCAAGGCGAGATCTGTTTAAAAGGAAAGGGTCGATTTATTTTACTGTATCAGATGTTTTTGAAAGTCAACGTCAGAAAGCGGAGTTAACCAGTGTTGGTTTAATCCAAGATATATATACTCGTGGTAATTCGCGGATTGCCTACCTCGGAATGAGTTACAATTTTGGGATAGTGAAAAGGAAAAAAGAACTCACATTTGAAAATACGTTGTAA
- a CDS encoding glycoside hydrolase family 18 protein, with protein MKEKLLNLSFVLLAFFSFKSVESKEKPKVIVAYVTSWSSVKPDPFLMTHINYAFGHVSQDFKGVRVSNESRLREVVTLRTKNPKLKVLLSIGGWGSGNFSEMAASDTLRKSFAKDCSAKVKEFDLDGIDIDWEYPTSNAAGISASPADYYNFTLLMRDIREEIGKKKLLTLATAASAEFIDFKGINPYIDFVNVMTYDMATPPFHHAGLYRSEFTKGLSVEEAILKHFNAGVPYDKLVMGIPFYGRGNKEIGGFTNYRNILELKGYERKWDEVSKVPYLVDSAGNFVCTYEDSESIAYKTEFIKKMGLLGGMYWDYAGDTNDAVLAKKVKKGLL; from the coding sequence ATGAAAGAGAAATTACTTAATCTAAGCTTTGTCTTATTGGCCTTTTTTTCGTTTAAATCTGTAGAGTCAAAAGAGAAACCGAAAGTAATTGTAGCATATGTTACATCGTGGAGCAGTGTAAAGCCAGATCCCTTTTTAATGACACATATCAATTATGCGTTTGGGCATGTTAGCCAGGACTTTAAAGGAGTGAGAGTAAGTAACGAGTCGAGGCTTAGAGAGGTTGTAACCTTGCGAACTAAAAATCCTAAGCTGAAAGTTTTATTGTCAATTGGAGGATGGGGAAGTGGAAACTTTAGCGAAATGGCTGCCAGCGATACATTAAGAAAAAGCTTTGCTAAAGATTGTTCTGCAAAAGTAAAAGAGTTTGATTTGGATGGTATAGACATAGACTGGGAGTATCCCACATCTAATGCGGCAGGCATCTCAGCTTCTCCCGCAGATTACTATAATTTCACGCTTTTGATGAGAGATATCAGAGAGGAGATAGGCAAAAAAAAACTATTGACTTTGGCAACTGCGGCAAGTGCAGAATTTATTGATTTTAAAGGTATAAACCCTTATATAGATTTTGTAAATGTGATGACTTACGATATGGCTACGCCGCCATTCCATCATGCAGGGCTCTACCGTTCTGAATTTACTAAGGGCTTATCGGTTGAAGAAGCAATTTTAAAACATTTTAATGCGGGTGTTCCGTATGATAAGTTGGTTATGGGAATCCCGTTTTATGGGAGAGGGAATAAAGAAATTGGCGGGTTTACTAATTATAGGAATATTCTGGAGCTGAAAGGATATGAACGTAAGTGGGACGAGGTTTCGAAAGTTCCTTATTTGGTAGATTCGGCAGGAAATTTCGTTTGTACCTATGAAGATTCAGAATCTATCGCCTACAAAACCGAGTTTATTAAGAAAATGGGCCTTCTAGGGGGAATGTACTGGGATTATGCCGGTGATACTAATGATGCCGTTTTAGCTAAAAAAGTAAAAAAAGGACTCCTGTAG
- a CDS encoding RNA polymerase sigma-70 factor, with protein sequence MTKDVFVALSDEELLKFISERNELAFEVLYNRYQRKIYTFALKVLKHEERAEDVVHEIFLRLWQHSQPAQINNLEAYLRIATRNYSLKVLRRLIVEENAAERIVNTQMGRQLSDIEEQIFFKEIDGRYREVLSKMPSQQQKVYILCKEEGLKYEEVAEKMAISKLTVKTHMQHALRFMRSNLIKYTGTVLILILLKSFF encoded by the coding sequence ATGACCAAAGATGTTTTTGTTGCATTAAGTGATGAGGAACTTTTGAAATTTATTTCTGAAAGGAATGAATTAGCATTTGAAGTTCTTTATAATAGGTATCAACGTAAAATATATACTTTTGCTCTTAAAGTGCTCAAACACGAAGAAAGAGCCGAGGATGTGGTACACGAAATTTTTTTAAGGTTGTGGCAGCACTCTCAACCTGCACAAATCAATAATCTCGAAGCTTATCTACGGATTGCGACGAGGAATTATTCTCTAAAAGTGCTTCGAAGACTGATTGTCGAAGAAAATGCTGCTGAAAGAATTGTAAATACACAGATGGGCCGCCAATTATCGGATATAGAGGAGCAGATTTTTTTTAAAGAGATTGATGGTCGCTATCGTGAGGTTTTAAGTAAAATGCCGTCGCAGCAGCAAAAAGTATATATACTTTGTAAGGAAGAGGGACTTAAATATGAAGAAGTAGCAGAAAAAATGGCTATTTCGAAACTTACCGTAAAAACGCACATGCAACATGCATTGCGTTTTATGCGGTCTAACCTAATAAAATATACAGGTACTGTTCTGATACTTATACTATTGAAAAGTTTTTTTTAA